The genomic DNA aattGAAGATAACATATTCATATCAACAAATTGAAGGATATAGCCTGATGCTTGTGATTAAATTATAGAATATGAATATGTATGAAACATATTATATTCTGTCTATATTGAGTCCTAGTCATGAGGTTAGAGTATGCTGGTGttgtgatatttatttttatcatatatttagtacaaaatacagctattttgtatatctaataaaggttcttttttccagtctgtatcacctatcctgtatcgcataccccgtatcgcatgactaaacccgtatcgcataccccgtatcgcatggtaaaacccgtatcgcatacctttttttttttttttttttttttaaccaaagtcagttttttaggttttttttttgcttaagaattttttttcgaaaaataggtaatttttttgaatgacgtcattgtttggtatgtaacgtcacgtaCGTACATCaggttttcatattgtatgtgacgtcacgaacatcaagtttttacaacatattttttggcacactcaatgcaactataaaaattacaaaacacttaaatatatacaataataaacaaaatattttcaaaacaacagattgtacaaggtaacctaggtgcttcgtataaataattgagcagttattttaaagctttgaaacaagacaaaagcagaactgaaggcaacccagtgctatggatcagtaaacagttcatatactataatactcttctgttgaaatatatgataaagcgtataatacatggcaaaatccgtatcacatgccgtatcaccctcgaccaatatcatccctcgggcctaaaggccctcgggctgatattgatgtctcgggatgatacgacatatgatacggattttgccatgtattattctctatagaTATGCTCAGGGTGCAATTATATTCAGAGTTTTATGATGGAGAACATtgcttaaatatttattattatatccaAGTGTAAACGGATTGGACTTCTTATAATGTGATATGCACcaaattatttcttattttgaagATCAATTTCTAGCTGTTACTGTAactgttttgtaaaaataactcttaaattatttatatatttatattacacATATAGTAgtgtaattttgatatattatatgtatgggtgattaaaataatttatttatttgaaaatgacaaacacaCATACTGTGTTGCACATTTGGTTTAAGAATAATAGTAGCAATAGGGACCTCTTTTTCATCATTGTATATGCTAAACTGTAAAACATAgctaaaacatataataaattagACAATCAGTGTTCTcttcaaacatgttttattaagaTTGTGTAAACCCTTTCCCATATCCCTTTTTATACCAGCTTCAAATGCacaaaatgaaaagtaaaataacaaaaatactgaaattgaaagtaaaaattcaaaacagaaagtcctctataaaatggcaaaatcaagagctcaaacacatctaccaaatggaaaacaactgtcatattcctgacttggtacaggcatttccttgtGTCGAAAATGGTGGagtaaacctggttttatagctagctaaatctctcGCTATGTATGACAGTGGCATTGATAttgaattccattatattgacaacatataTGTAAGCgaaacaaacagatataaaatgtaaaattgtcaaaaatttgaGGCACAGCTgtgaatattgtaaaataatctGTATTGCTTATACAACAAAGAACTGTTTCAATTAAGAATCACAAAATGGCATGTAGACGAAGAATATAAGCAAAAAAGAAAGTCAATAATTCAAAAGTGACTGCAGCACTATGGAAGGATGTAGAATCTAAACTTCAAAACAGCTTgttttatttgtgaagttgatatggaatatttatcaacaagatCTTGGTATCTTCCAAtgaacatttttagaaaaaggatcAGACGTTTTCTGGCACAACTTTGGCTCATCAACTTTTTGCTCAGATACTGATGACGTTTCATgaagtctgagtagcagctacaagctcttgaattttaaatgaGTTGGGAAATGTGTATCCTATAAGCAGATGAAGTTAATTTTTTGCTGCTAATGTAgggaaaatgtataattttaaaatctaactCATCTTGTATAGATTCTGGTTTTTGGATGACCGCTTATGTCAAATTAGAGGTATAAATCGAAAAAAGACACAGCTGATGCCGTGCCTGTtgtatctttaatttctagttctggagGATAAATTAATGGATCCGAATCGATcagaaaattttgaattgtttatttgatCATCATCGTAATATGAAACTAAATCATCagcttctttatttttttatttttttgacaagTTTCTGAACAAACTCGGTTACTCCAAGAAAAGGTCGACAAGGCATTCCCATACCTacaatttgttggaaaagtctacctccaaattcaacaaatttgCTGTGAATGAGAAACTGTAGCATATTGATCAATTGTTCTTCTGGGAATCAtgcatgttttattattttgttcactATTACCAAAATACTtaaagcagagacatataatattatatgtctctgcttaaAGTAATGAATTTAAAGTGTTAgctatcatatttatattgaaaagcattgtggatgACAATACGAGTTAACTAGTTTCGTCTAGAACTTATTGAAAATGTTAAGATGAGGACActggttttatttaagaaagtTGCAGGGTTTATCATGTTCGAACACGCCAACCCTCCACAAAAATTGGACATcagtgtaacagtacaacaaatGAACAGACAAAAACATAAGTAGAAAAAACTTAACTCAAGTGATTGATACAAAGCAGTGGTGAAgctgaaatcattccttcgtaaattttactgacgccatcatgagttgattgaccattatggaatatctgttttaCAGATGACAATCAATTGTAACAACAATCCCGTCCCCATTTTCCCTCCGAATTTGACCGTCTGAATTAGACTGATCACCCGGTTTGTACTAAAATTagcaatacgacgggtgccacatgtagagcaggatatGCTTCCCCTTTTTATCAGCCCAGTTTTTGAGTGGCATTGTGTTCCTCAGTTtttagatttctatgttgtgttttgattactgttgtttgtctgtaagtctttttcttttttagtcagGGGGTTGTGAGTTTATTTTCGAATAATAAGTTTTAATTGTCCCTATCTTTCGCTAACATGTATCTTTTATGGTGGACATATTTTTATTGCTGAAGTCGAGTGGTAGTGTCGATACCAATTCAACATTAGAATTAATGGAATATGATAGTTGCCGAATATGTTTACAGGAATTAATAAACGAATACTAATACAATGCACAACCTCTCATGgatatttgtatgattttataatGATGCAGTTACTATTTTAAACGTTTAAAGCATCATGTTTGACTGATGTCACGGCATTCTAGCTGAGTGTTTCTATCAATAAAAGAAAAGGTTGTTTAGGTTAGTAAAAGGATATTCAGATCGCAATTAACCGGTAGAAAGAATATTCAGCAACAGGTTAGACAAAACTGATCTTTTGACAATACTATGGAGAAGAAGAATAATAATAGTATATTGATAATAAACATGCCTTTGAAATAAAGTGGAAAACACAATAAACAAGGCGAACAATCGGTGTTATTGCTCTTGATATCCTTTTGAcctcatttattttattgaacatttaaacaataaatgtgACCGGAATCAAACATATATTGTTAATTATAATCAATTACAGATACTTAAAAGCATGCATTTCAATAAGGAAATATAAGCACTATAACTGTGATATGAATTTCAAAGTGATCGTTGCACAACAGTTTTGTGTTTGTACAAGTCAGTAATGGATATGAGGAGATTTGCTGTTATGTTCTTGTGTGTAATATGTAATGTATTTATCTTTCGTACAGAAAGCTATGACAATTGTCGAAAGGGTGACAACGTGTGCCAGTACTATAAACAAAATAGTGTCGCAAAATGCagaaaattacattatattccTAGTTTAAAGGAATCTGTATTGGCTTTGGAAATCAGATTAAGTTACTTACCATATATCAACAGACAAACGTTTCGAAATATTTCATCGAACAAAATCATTCGATTAGCATTTAAGATGAATAATTCTATTCAGGCGATATCAAACGATGCCTTTTCAGATCTTAGATACTTGCAGACATTAGAAGTTTCATTTGAAAGTCAGTTagatgttttgaattttaaatcatcattGGGAAGTGTGAACGTATCATTCTTCAACGAACTGATTTTAGAGAGTAACAGTTGGACTTCACTACCGGGTAATTTGCTCAATAATTTAAGTGGAGCTAAGTTGTCAGTATTATCCCTAAATCAAAATCATTTTGAGGTACTAAATGCTTCAATATTCAAACCAATTATTGgattgaaaaagtttttttgcGTAGAGTGCTCTGTAGCATATTTCAAGGTAGACGAGTTGATCAAGGTGGAATCAATTGACTTGACCGGTAATAATATCTTCGAAATACCAAATTTTTGTGATGATTCAGGAAACCAAAGTTTAGCTCCGGAGTTAAAAAAACTAATACTTGTAGACAATGCAATAAGACTTCTTTTGTCAtcatcatttaaatgtttaattagtCTTCAAAGTTTAATTCTCGACGGAAATAGAATGAAAGAGCTGAAGAAAAATAGTTTTTCTCTCTTGCCCGATCTGATTAGATTATCTATTACTCATATTCCACGAATGAAAAATATTCGTCAAAAGACTTTTAACAGTTCTTCCCTCCGCAGTTTAGAACTAAGCCATAACGGTTTTCGCTTTGATCACGTCAACGATTTGAATTATTTCCAGGGCCTTTTTGTTAACACATACAATTTGGAAAAATTGGATTTGAGTAACAATTACTTGCCTCATAAACCGCAACATACTCTTGCGATGTTTTATCCGTTGAAACAGGTAAGAACATTAAATATTGCAACTACGGGAATTGCAACGATACCTGAAGGACTATTTCAAAGTATGCCTTATTTGCAAAAGTTATTTCTTATTGGCAATAAAATAGCAAGATGGGATCcatcaacatttaaaaatatgacgAATTTACGAATATTGCATTTGGATGGAAATCAAATTCACATTATAAACAGGACGTCATTTCCAACCATGTTGTTAAATAAActcgaaaaatttgaaatttccaACAATCCTTTTTGGTGTACATGTGATCAAAGATGGTTTTTAGATAGGTTGCGATCAACCAACATTACTAAAAAGAtgtcaaattggcctacatatTACTCCTGTGCATATCCGGAAAATTTAAGGCATTCATCACTTTCGAGTTATAGACCAACTGATGCAGAATGCGAAATTAGTTATTTTACATCCATTATTATAATTGCTGTTTGCTCAgttttgatatttgtatttttctcaGCGCTAATATTGTATAGATGTCACATCAACttgaaaaatttactttattATGTCCGTGTTCATCACCGCATTAAAAAGGGTTATTTAAAACTAACGTCCAGCGACGATTTCGATTTTGACGCTTTTGTCGTTTATTGCGATTCCGATCGACAATGGGTTCATGGTGACTTGATAAAAAGATTGGAAGATAATGGattgaaaatttgttttcacCATCGAGATTTCGAAGTTGGAGAaccaataataaataatattgagAAATTTATGAACAAAAGTTGGAAAATTATCGTTGTTATGTCCAATGATTTCGCCAAAAGTGAATGGTGTCAATGGGAAGTGAACTTAGCCCTAGAAAAAAGACGTCACCAAGGCATGAATGCACTCGTTTTAATAATGTATCGCCAAATTGACTCAAAACACATGACAAGTGGACTTAGAACTCTTCTTAACACAACTCCACATCTCATATTTACAGAAGGTGTCGGTGAACGTATGTTTTGGAATGCAATTATTAACGGTATAAACAAGTCTTTGATGTTACCACCAGCGGCCATTTTGTGCGACAGCTAATGACGTTAACAAAGCAATTTGTATTCAAACTAGGACATGTTGGAGTTTTATGTGAACTTTagttgaaactttttttttcaatcattaatattgaacatttaCAGAACCTTTAcatttacagaaaagttaaagCGATTTGCCGTTGTTGATatccttatacatgtatattggatGATCATTAACCATAATAATTACcccatttgaaaatgcctgtaccaagtcaggaatatgacagtacttttccattcgtttttgatacgttttgttatttgattttgccatgtgattatggactttccgaattgattttcctctgactttagtacttttgtgattttaatttttgtaactATTCATCGTTAGAAAAAATGAGACAAACAATACCCAGGGAATAATCAAAACTAACAAGTCGAACATCCCTGACATCATCGTGGCAAAAAACTCGATTTAAATGTTaaatccattttattttaactagtacacattttgtttaggGAACAGCTGAAAACCCGCCTCCATGAGCTCGATTTTTTGCTGTGTTTTGATCCATTGGTGACCTTGGGTTGTTTTTTCCGTTGATTTGTTTGTTGTCGTTTTACCACATTCCCtgatttcaatgtcaattttattgtcaggGTCTTCATGAAAAGTTAAGATGTTAAAGTCACCACATCTGAGGTGGAATATTAATTCATTGGCAACtgtttttatgtagaaaatttttttatagctaaaaaaaaaaataccaggaAAGCAAAGTGTTATTTAGTTCCTGATAGGAAGATATTAGATCTTTCCTCAAACCCTTTTTTCCGACAAATTAAAGGTCTCGACTGATGCCATCAACTTTGGTAATAACCTTCttcattaaagtcataagaaacctcaaatccaACAAAATAAcgatatgttttttataactcaatggatagtgtTCATTCTAAAAAACTTATGTACATTAAGTCCCAACAACTCTCCAACCTATCCATTTGACCAATCCCAACAACGATGGAACTTAATGCCCTTCGTCCAAACACCCATTCAGACTGTAATTGACAAATACCACTAATGCTGCAGCATACCTTTTGTTGTTCTGGGGAACAGCTCGGTAGTGCTAGGTTGGAATTTGCTTAACGAccctttttaaaagaataaacaacgaGAACTCAGAAATACTGGTAggaaaatgatgtttttgattatactttcttttcttttctttttgatcaaaataatttacaataaaaatagaattgagaatggaaatggggaatgtgtcaaagagacaacaacccgactgtagaaaaaacaacagcagtaggtcaccaacaggtcttcaatgtagcaagaaattcccgtaCCCTGAGGCGttctttagctggcccctaaacaaatatatactagttcagtgataatgaacgccatactaaattccaaatagtacacaagaaactgaaattaaaataatacaagactaacaaaggccagaggctcctgacttgggacaggcgcaaaaaagcggcggggttaaacatgtgtgagagatctcaaccctccccctttacctctagccaatgtagaaaagtaaatgtatacattaattatacacaataacaataaataatatgatCATTCAACAAAGTACAAGTATTTCTGTTTCGTAATATAAATTGCTGAAATTAACTTGTTAATTCTATGTCAATTAACTATGCTATTTATATGCATCTATGCAGTACGTATGAAACCTCTGTTTTTTTACTTACTTATGATCATCCTATTTATTGTTTGTGGAGTTAATAATCGCATGGTATTAAAAAcgtattataatgttatatccGAATACAAtcaaattgttaatattttatataatttatgctGTTAAATTAAGAATCAAATTGATATATCATATTTCtcgaatttatattaaaatattttcttttattattatttatgcattatttcctatttcattttaatcttaaatgcgtatatctaaattttaaataaataaaactagcTTACCTTATTATAAGAATAAACAACGAGAACTCAGTTTTGCTGGTAGGAAAATGATGTTAGCGCGAACctaattatgtttcttttataGGTCCCGATGAATACCTGACATCATTTCCCCCCGTTAAAAACTGAGCCTCTCTGCAAATAATGTAATTTGGTGCCAAAATACTTGTTATTtcattatatgaaaaatacacttatttatttttgaaaagcaTCTGGACTAATATTTCTTCAATTATATAAAGTAATATTCGTTTGAACTCTAAATTCTGATCTTTATAATAAAAGGTAATTTAAGATTTGTTAAAttctaaattcaattttgtgtatGTCATTGTCAATCATCGTAATCCAGCTTTTTGATTAGTTATTTTAACATTCTTTTGTGCCTTAATGTTTTACTgcatgaatattcatgatgCTGCACTATCTACAAATTCTGTTAATATAGTTATAACCGTGGATGCAGTAGCAATTCGCCCCGCATCTGTTCGTCGACCTAACAACCTTCCAAAACGTGCTACATAACCTATTAATTAAAATTCTTGACTTGTACTTATAGCTTGATCTTGTATCTTATATAATGTATGTTACTCTTACTCTTATGAActcttttctttgtattttcttcttattatattttctaatgCCAATGaattatttgacatttatattcctttatttcttttaactGACCTCATAAATtagaaacatataaattttgttttaataagcTCTATTTCATaccaatttcaaatatttctaaaagtGTCCTGAATCCTTTCATAACACATTACCAATTATCTCTTTTTGCCTCTACCAAACCAATTGcaacttgtattttttaattagaaACTCCTATTTCAGGATTTCCATAGTCAAGATTTCAAGTTTATTCGATCAATTGCTAGTTCCTTActcatataataataaaatattgatcgACATATTTCTCTACAAAATTTGAATTACAGAGGCTCTGAATACCGGTATGTTAAACCTAAACTCATCAATTggaaacaatttcaaattaatgttCGACTCTATGGATGTTTTTACCAGGTAATGGAATAAATACGAAAAAATAAGACATAGATACTCCTTCTTAATGATTTAAGGttgcacaatacaaagattttataacttcaacttccaagttttaaaatgatgtaactttcttaataatgcttgaaaatttacaaaagtggtagttttggatagctaacagattattctttcaaataaatgtaatgttagtattatgcaacaataatgtaaccaattataatgttaactgtgtctaaaatatttttcaccaattttccactttcaaatgaaattagcttctgcataggtattCCTAGAGGGCTGATTTTATTAcatgttgttcctatggccattatctacaaaagggtgtctcagatttcagatagaatgtatagaacaaattttacacctaattaaacattatcttcttttatgtggttcggatgtttacactaattagagatttatgagagaatggaatcctgtagagacaatctgagacacccttttgaagcccatgatgtgttgattaagatttcgttaaaattttctgtatagttaaagagatgatagagctaaattcattcaagtgaactatcccagattttgccactaattacataataattgatttcattatgattgcataataaaaatattgcatccatttaaaagattaatcttttatctatctacaTATACATCTTttataagaaagttacagcatttcaaaggttagtgattggaagtaaaaaaatctttgtattgtgctaccttaaggcTCTCATGTTGTTGATACAAATTAGAATTGTGAAAGGGAAAGGATTAATGAATACTACATCGGTCTTTAAAGAcgcaaatatttatatttacatgttctaCTACGATAACAAGATTTCGTgaatgacaacatatttgtttcgTTCAAAAATGATATTCCAAATCTCCCATTCCCTAGTTTTATTTCTGCTTACAACGAAGTTAATGCACGAATAAGTCTGTCAAGTTGTGATGGATTGAAGTCATccctttgaaaatataaatgac from Mytilus trossulus isolate FHL-02 chromosome 8, PNRI_Mtr1.1.1.hap1, whole genome shotgun sequence includes the following:
- the LOC134728197 gene encoding toll-like receptor 13 produces the protein MDMRRFAVMFLCVICNVFIFRTESYDNCRKGDNVCQYYKQNSVAKCRKLHYIPSLKESVLALEIRLSYLPYINRQTFRNISSNKIIRLAFKMNNSIQAISNDAFSDLRYLQTLEVSFESQLDVLNFKSSLGSVNVSFFNELILESNSWTSLPGNLLNNLSGAKLSVLSLNQNHFEVLNASIFKPIIGLKKFFCVECSVAYFKVDELIKVESIDLTGNNIFEIPNFCDDSGNQSLAPELKKLILVDNAIRLLLSSSFKCLISLQSLILDGNRMKELKKNSFSLLPDLIRLSITHIPRMKNIRQKTFNSSSLRSLELSHNGFRFDHVNDLNYFQGLFVNTYNLEKLDLSNNYLPHKPQHTLAMFYPLKQVRTLNIATTGIATIPEGLFQSMPYLQKLFLIGNKIARWDPSTFKNMTNLRILHLDGNQIHIINRTSFPTMLLNKLEKFEISNNPFWCTCDQRWFLDRLRSTNITKKMSNWPTYYSCAYPENLRHSSLSSYRPTDAECEISYFTSIIIIAVCSVLIFVFFSALILYRCHINLKNLLYYVRVHHRIKKGYLKLTSSDDFDFDAFVVYCDSDRQWVHGDLIKRLEDNGLKICFHHRDFEVGEPIINNIEKFMNKSWKIIVVMSNDFAKSEWCQWEVNLALEKRRHQGMNALVLIMYRQIDSKHMTSGLRTLLNTTPHLIFTEGVGERMFWNAIINGINKSLMLPPAAILCDS